DNA sequence from the Arthrobacter sp. V1I9 genome:
CGGTCACGGTGCTCCCGCGTACACAAACGTCCAGTTCCCGTTCGCCGTTGAACCGCCACACGTGCCGGAGGCCAACCCGATTGGTGACCATGTGCTGGTCTTCGAGGCCGGGCCCGAGTTCTTTCCGCAGGCACTTTTGCGGTTCGACGGCATCGAGTCTGCCGGAACGGTCTGGTTGAACGGGGTGGAACTCGGCACCACCCGAGGCAGCAGACTGGCCCACGAATTCGACGTGTCCGGGATCCTTGAGGAAGGCCAGAACACGCTGGCCGTGCGGGTCGCCCAGTTCTCGGCCGCCAGCTACGTGGAGGACCAGGATATGTGGTGGCTCCCCGGCATCTTCCGCGACGTCACCCTGCAGGCCCGTCCATCTGAGGGCGTCGATGACGTTTTTGTCCACGCCGACTTCGACCACGTCAGCGGCAGCGGCGTCCTCAAGGTGGAGGCACGCCGGGGCGGACAGGCGATTGACGCCGTCGTGCGGGTTCCGGAACTGAACCTGGAACTCCCCGCCGGCACCGAGGTGCGGGTCCCCGCCGTCGAGCCGTGGTCAGCTGAGATGCCCCGGCTCTACACGGCAACAGTCAGCACGGAGGGGGAATCTGTTGCCCTGCTGGTGGGCTTCCGCAGCATCACCATCGAAGACGCGCAGTTCAAGGTCAACGGCCGGCGGATCCTGCTGCGCGGCGTCAACCGCCACGAGCACCACCCGCGCCTTGGCAGGGTGGTGCCCCGGGATGTGGTGGAGGCCGAGCTGCGGCTCATGAAGCAGCACAACATCAACGCCATCCGGACGTCGCATTACCCGCCGCACCCGGAGTTCCTGGCGCTTGCGGACCAGCTTGGCTTCTACGTTGTGCTTGAGTGCGACCTCGAAACGCACGGCTTTGAGGGCGCTGGCTGGGCCCGGAACCCCAGCGACGATCCCCAATGGGAAGCGTCACTCGTGGATCGCATGCGCCGCACGGTGGAGCGGGACAAAAACCACCCCGCGGTGGTCATGTGGTCCCTCGGCAACGAGGCCGGCACCGGCAGGAACCTCGCCGCCATGTCGCGCTGGACCAAGGACCGGGACCCGTCCCGGCCAATCCACTACGAGGGCGACTGGTCCTCGGCGTACGTCGACGTCTACTCCCGCATGTACGCCAGCCAGGCTGAAACAGCACTGATCGGGAAGGGGATAGAGCCGCCACTGGAAGACGCCCAGTTGGACGCCCGACGGCGGGCCATGCCTTTTGTGCTCTGCGAATACGTCCACGCCATGGGCAACGGCCCAGGCGGGATGAGCGAGTACCAGGATCTTTTCGAGAAGTACCCCCGCCTCATGGGGGGCTTCGTGTGGGAATGGCTGGAACACGGCATCACCCTCGCGTCGCCCGACGGCGGCGAGCACTACGCCTACGGCGGGGACTTCGGTGAGGAAGTCCACGACGGCAACTTTGTCACCGACGGGCTGGTGGATGCTGACCGCAACCCCCGGCCCGGGCTTCTGGACTTCAAAAAGGTCATCGAACCGCTGCGTATCACCGTGGCCGCCGACTGGTCCGGCTTTACCGTCCGCAACAGCCACGACTTCAAAGACACCGGCACCTTCAGCTTCCGTTACGTGGTGGAGGCCGACGGCGGCACCCTCGGCGCAGGGACAGTGGAAGTCGCGTCCGTGGCACCTTCCACCGAGGCGCTTGTGGGGCTCCCAAGCAGTGTTGCTTCTCTCACGGCAAGCCTGCCTGACGGCCAGTCGGCGGTGCTCACGGTGAGTGCAGTCCTCGCCGCTGATTCAGTATGGGCTTCAGCCGGGCATGAGGTCGCTTGGGGGCAATCGGTCCGGGAGACTGGTTCCGCAGTACAGCCGGCAACCCTTGAACCCGTGCTCGTCCGGGACAGCGAACTTCACCTGGGACCTGTAGTGTTCAGCCGGATTACCGGAATGCCCACCTCAATTGGTGGGTTGCCCGTGGAGAAGACGGGGCTGACGTTGTGGTGGCCGCCTACAGACAACGACCTCGGCCGTGAATGGGGCGGCACAGATGAGCGCCCGCTCGCCACGCAATGGAAGGACGCCCGGCTGGACCTGCTCCACGCCCGGCTGCTGGGCATCAGCGCGGGGGCGAGCCCGGAAGGCGGGGACGCCCTGACGGTCCGTACCCGCGTGAGTGCTGCGGACAAGCAGTACGGGGTTTTTGTGGATTACACCTGGACCAGCGACGGCCAAACGGTTGGCCTCCGGACCCAGGTCCGGCCTGACGGCAAGTGGGTCAACCGGGGCTTTGAAGTGGAATGGGCGCGGATAGGGCTGGAACTCGTGCTGGGTAAAGAGACGGCGACCGTGAGCTGGTTCGGTCAGGGCCCCCATCAGAGCTATCCGGACACGGGGCAGGGGACGCGGACGGGTTGGTTCTCGAATCCCCTGGCCGACATGGACGTTGAGTACGTGCGGCCACAGGAGTGCGGTGCCCGGTCCGGGGTGCGCTCGGCCGCCCTCGAGGTGGGTGGCAGGACGCTCGTGATTTCCGGTGATCCCTTTGCGTTGACTGTCCGGCCGTATGACATGACGGTTCTGGATGCGGCGGCCCACCGCCCGGACTTACAGGCCGACGGGCGTACGTACGTGTACCTTGACCATGCGCTGCGGGGTGTAGGTACCGCTGCCTGTGGCCCCGGCGTCCTGGAGCAGTACCGCCTAAAGCCGCGGGAAGCGGACTTCAAACTGACACTTCGGGTTTGTGGGTTGGGGGGTGGTGGGGGTGTGAGCCAGTCCATAGGTGTGTGGGTGGTGTTGTGGGTTGGCCGGTCGTGGTGGTGTGCCTTTTGGTTCCGTGTTGGGGCGGGGTTTTTGGGGGGTGTGGGGTGGTTGTGGGGGTGGATTTGCGGGTTGGGTTGTGGACGTGTATTGTTTTCTGAGTCGCCGCCGCTGATGCGGAAAGATTGCGGCCAACCCCCCTTTTTTCAACAGCCTGGAATATGGTTCGCTTTTGGGCGTGCCGGTTTGGGTGGGGTCGGGTTCCTGGAGTTTGTATCGCGGAAACGCTGATTTGCAAAGCTTCGGGGGTTCGGGTAAGTTTGAAAAGTTGCTCCGGAGCGATCCTTGACTTGTTGTTGTGGTGGTGCCGGGTGTGTCTGTTGTTTGAGAACTCAATAGTGTGCCAAGTTTGTTGATACCAATTGTTTTAGTGATTGGTTGAATTGATCGGGCTGCCCGCCCCTGTGGGTGGTCTGGTTTTTACAGCTGGTTTCAAATTTTTGCTGTCTGGTTGCTGCGTTATTTCCGTGGTTTCCGGGTGGTTTCTGTTTTTGTTTTACTTCAACGGAGAGTTTGATCCTGGCTCAGGATGAACGCTGGCGGCGTGCTTAACACATGCAAGTCGAACGATGATCTCCAGCTTGCTGGGGGGATTAGTGGCGAACGGGTGAGTAACACGTGAGTAACCTGCCCTTGACTCTGGGATAAGCCTGGGAAACTGGGTCTAATACCGGATATGACTCCTCATCGCATGGTGGGGGGTGGAAAGCTTTTTGTGGTTTTGGATGGACTCGCGGCCTATCAGCTTGTTGGTGAGGTAATGGCTCACCAAGGCGACGACGGGTAGCCGGCCTGAGAGGGTGACCGGCCACACTGGGACTGAGACACGGCCCAGACTCCTACGGGAGGCAGCAGTGGGGAATATTGCACAATGGGCGCAAGCCTGATGCAGCGACGCCGCGTGAGGGATGACGGCCTTCGGGTTGTAAACCTCTTTCAGTAGGGAAGAAGCGAAAGTGACGGTACCTGCAGAAGAAGCGCCGGCTAACTACGTGCCAGCAGCCGCGGTAATACGTAGGGCGCAAGCGTTATCCGGAATTATTGGGCGTAAAGAGCTCGTAGGCGGTTTGTCGCGTCTGCCGTGAAAGTCCGGGGCTCAACTCCGGATCTGCGGTGGGTACGGGCAGACTAGAGTGATGTAGGGGAGACTGGAATTCCTGGTGTAGCGGTGAAATGCGCAGATATCAGGAGGAACACCGATGGCGAAGGCAGGTCTCTGGGCATTAACTGACGCTGAGGAGCGAAAGCATGGGGAGCGAACAGGATTAGATACCCTGGTAGTCCATGCCGTAAACGTTGGGCACTAGGTGTGGGGGACATTCCACGTTTTCCGCGCCGTAGCTAACGCATTAAGTGCCCCGCCTGGGGAGTACGGCCGCAAGGCTAAAACTCAAAGGAATTGACGGGGGCCCGCACAAGCGGCGGAGCATGCGGATTAATTCGATGCAACGCGAAGAACCTTACCAAGGCTTGACATGAACCGGAAAGACCTGGAAACAGGTGCCCCGCTTGCGGTCGGTTTACAGGTGGTGCATGGTTGTCGTCAGCTCGTGTCGTGAGATGTTGGGTTAAGTCCCGCAACGAGCGCAACCCTCGTTCTATGTTGCCAGCACGTGATGGTGGGGACTCATAGGAGACTGCCGGGGTCAACTCGGAGGAAGGTGGGGACGACGTCAAATCATCATGCCCCTTATGTCTTGGGCTTCACGCATGCTACAATGGCCGGTACAAAGGGTTGCGATACTGCGAGGTGGAGCTAATCCCAAAAAGCCGGTCTCAGTTCGGATTGGGGTCTGCAACTCGACCCCATGAAGTCGGAGTCGCTAGTAATCGCAGATCAGCAACGCTGCGGTGAATACGTTCCCGGGCCTTGTACACACCGCCCGTCAAGTCACGAAAGTTGGTAACACCCGAAGCCGGTGGCCTAACCCCTTGTGGGAGGGAGCTGTCGAAGGTGGGACTGGCGATTGGGACTAAGTCGTAACAAGGTAGCCGTACCGGAAGGTGCGGCTGGATCACCTCCTTTCTAAGGAGCACCTACAAGCGCCGTCCTCATGTATGTGGGTGGTGGGGTTTGTCAGGAGTATATGCCCGTTGCGCAGACGTTTGTTCTGCGGCGGGTGCTCAAGGGTGGAATATCAATGAATAGGTGCCTGGTGGCGCGGTCTGGTGGTTAGTACGGGTTGATCTCCTTTGGGGGGTTGGTTCAGGAACGCTTGCTGGTCCGGGTTGTTGGGTGGTGTTTGGCACACTGTTGGGTCCTGAGGCAACAGGACCGGGTTTTTGCCCGGGACTTGTGTTTCTGGTTTTCCTGGCCGTACCGATCATGCACGTTTGTGTGTGGGGTGTGTGGTTTGGGGTTGTTGTTTGAGAACTACATAGTGGACGCGAGCATCTTTTATAAGAAGCAATTTCCAAGAATATGAACCTGGATCTGGCTGCGCGTGATGATGGCTGACCTTTCGGGGTTGGTGGTTGTTGGGTGTGGTTGGTTTTCGTGGTTCTCTCGTGAAGTAGTTTTTTGATCTTTGTGGTCAAGTTTTTAAGAGCACACGGTGGATGCCTTGGCATTAGGAGCCGAAGAAGGACGTAGGAATCTGCGATAAGCCTGGGGGAGTCGATAACCGGACTGTGATCCCAGGGTGTCCGAATGGGGAAACCCCGCCAGGGGCGCGAGTCGCCTGGTGACCCGCATCTGAACACATAGGGTGCGTGGAGGGAACGCGGGGAAGTGAAACATCTCAGTACCCGCAGGAAGAGAAAACAATAGTGATTCCGTTAGTAGTGGCGAGCGAACGCGGATCAGGCTAAACCGTTCCATGTGTGATAGCCGGCGGGCGTTGCATGGTCGGGGTTGTGGGACTTTCCATACCAGTTCTGCCGGGCTGGTGGGGTGTGATGTGCAGGCATAGGTGAACGGTCTTGAAAGGCCGGCCAGAGAGGGTGTGAGCCCCGTAACCGAAATGTTGTGTACCGCCTGGATGAGTATCCCAAGTAGCACGGGGCCCGAGAAATCCCGTGTGAATCTGTCAGGACCACCTGATAAGCCTAAATACTCCCTAATGACCGATAGCGGACCAGTACCGTGAGGGAAAGGTGAAAAGTACCCCGGGAGGGGAGTGAAACAGTACCTGAAACCGTGTGCTTACAATCCGTCGGAGCCAGTCTGATTCTGGTGACGGCGTGCCTTTTGAAGAATGAGCCTGCGAGTTAGTGTTACGTCGCGAGGTTAACCCGTGTGGGGAAGCCGTAGCGAAAGCGAGTCTGAATAGGGCGTTGCAGTGGCGTGATCTAGACCCGAAGCGAAGTGATCTACCCATGGCCAGGTTGAAGCGACGGTAAGACGTCGTGGAGGACCGAACCCACTTCAGTTGAAAATGGAGGGGATGAGCTGTGGGTAGGGGTGAAAGGCCAATCAAACTTCGTGATAGCTGGTTCTCCCCGAAATGCATTTAGGTGCAGCGTTGCGTGTTTCTTACCGGAGGTAGAGCTACTGGATGGCTAATGGGCCCTACAAGGTTACTGACGTCAGCCAAACTCCGAATGCCGGTAAGTGAGAGCGCAGCAGTGAGACTGTGGGGGATAAGCTTCATAGTCGAGAGGGAAACAGCCCAGACCACCAACTAAGGCCCCTAAGCGTGTGCTAAGTGGGAAAGGATGTGGAGTTGCGAAGACAACCAGGAGGTTGGCTTAGAAGCAGCCATCCTTAAAAGAGTGCGTAATAGCTCACTGGTCAAGTGATTCCGCGCCGACAATGTAGCGGGGCTCAAGTACACCGCCGAAGTTGTGGCATTCAGATATTAGCTAAGCCCTTGTGGTTCAGGCGTCTGGATGGGTAGGGGAGCGTCGTGTGGGCAGTGAAGTCGCGGTGTAAACCAGCGGTGGAGCCTACACGAGTGAGAATGCAGGCATGAGTAGCGAAAGACGGGTGAGAAACCCGTCCGCCGAATGATCAAGGGTTCCAGGGTCAAGCTAATCTGCCCTGGGTAAGTCGGGACCTAAGGCGAGGCCGACAGGCGTAGTCGATGGACAACGGGTTGATATTCCCGTACCGGCGAAAAACCGCCCATGCTGAACAGGGGATACTAACTGCCCGAGACCTGCCCGATCACCCTTGTGGTGTGAGGGTTTTGGTGGAGCGCAGGACCTGATCCTGGGAGGCAAGCGTATTAACAGGTGTGACGCAGGAAGGTAGCCAAGCCGGGCGATGGTTGTCCCGGTCTAAGGATGTAGGGCGAACGGTAGGCAAATCCGCTGTTCATGATGCCTGAGATCTGATGGGACCCCCGTTTGGGGGGATTTGGTGATCCTATGCTGCCGAGAAAAGCATCGACGCGAGGTTTTAGCCGCCCGTACCCCAAACCGACACAGGTGATCAGGTAGAGAATACTAAGGCGATCGAGAGAATTATGGTTAAGGAACTCGGCAAAATGCCCCCGTAACTTCGGGAGAAGGGGGGCCCCAACCTTGAACACCACTTGCTGGTGGGAGGGGATCGGGGCCGCAGAGACCAGGGGGAAGCGACTGTTTACTAAAAACACAGGTCCGTGCGAAGTCGCAAGACGATGTATACGGACTGACTCCTGCCCGGTGCTGGAAGGTTAAGAGGACCGGTTAGCCGCAAGGCGAAGCTGAGAATTTAAGCCCCAGTAAACGGCGGTGGTAACTATAACCATCCTAAGGTAGCGAAATTCCTTGTCGGGTAAGTTCCGACCTGCACGAATGGAGTAACGACTTCCCCGCTGTCTCAACCATAAACTCGGCGAAATTGCAGTACGAGTAAAGATGCTCGTTACGCGCAGCAGGACGGAAAGACCCCGAGACCTTTACTATAGTTTGGTATTGGTGTTCGGAGTGGCTTGTGTAGGATAGGTGGGAGACGTTGAAGCCCGGACGCCAGTTCGGGTGGAGTCATCGTTGAAATACCACTCTGGTCACTTTGGACATCTAACTTCGGCCCGTAATCCGGGTCAGGGACAGTGCCTGATGGGTAGTTTAACTGGGGCGGTTGCCTCCTAAAAAGTAACGGAGGCGCCCAA
Encoded proteins:
- a CDS encoding glycoside hydrolase family 2 TIM barrel-domain containing protein yields the protein MSVQSSSVRAGSSPERTPDSPVASLELGAEDVRELSSLEPGTGSLPARAYLNSDAPKLSLNGEWQFRLSGGIRTAPDDGWQLGEDLNGFESLPVPSSWSMHGHGAPAYTNVQFPFAVEPPHVPEANPIGDHVLVFEAGPEFFPQALLRFDGIESAGTVWLNGVELGTTRGSRLAHEFDVSGILEEGQNTLAVRVAQFSAASYVEDQDMWWLPGIFRDVTLQARPSEGVDDVFVHADFDHVSGSGVLKVEARRGGQAIDAVVRVPELNLELPAGTEVRVPAVEPWSAEMPRLYTATVSTEGESVALLVGFRSITIEDAQFKVNGRRILLRGVNRHEHHPRLGRVVPRDVVEAELRLMKQHNINAIRTSHYPPHPEFLALADQLGFYVVLECDLETHGFEGAGWARNPSDDPQWEASLVDRMRRTVERDKNHPAVVMWSLGNEAGTGRNLAAMSRWTKDRDPSRPIHYEGDWSSAYVDVYSRMYASQAETALIGKGIEPPLEDAQLDARRRAMPFVLCEYVHAMGNGPGGMSEYQDLFEKYPRLMGGFVWEWLEHGITLASPDGGEHYAYGGDFGEEVHDGNFVTDGLVDADRNPRPGLLDFKKVIEPLRITVAADWSGFTVRNSHDFKDTGTFSFRYVVEADGGTLGAGTVEVASVAPSTEALVGLPSSVASLTASLPDGQSAVLTVSAVLAADSVWASAGHEVAWGQSVRETGSAVQPATLEPVLVRDSELHLGPVVFSRITGMPTSIGGLPVEKTGLTLWWPPTDNDLGREWGGTDERPLATQWKDARLDLLHARLLGISAGASPEGGDALTVRTRVSAADKQYGVFVDYTWTSDGQTVGLRTQVRPDGKWVNRGFEVEWARIGLELVLGKETATVSWFGQGPHQSYPDTGQGTRTGWFSNPLADMDVEYVRPQECGARSGVRSAALEVGGRTLVISGDPFALTVRPYDMTVLDAAAHRPDLQADGRTYVYLDHALRGVGTAACGPGVLEQYRLKPREADFKLTLRVCGLGGGGGVSQSIGVWVVLWVGRSWWCAFWFRVGAGFLGGVGWLWGWICGLGCGRVLFSESPPLMRKDCGQPPFFQQPGIWFAFGRAGLGGVGFLEFVSRKR